Proteins encoded by one window of Deinococcus radiodurans R1 = ATCC 13939 = DSM 20539:
- the tnpB gene encoding IS200/IS605 family element RNA-guided endonuclease TnpB: MIRNKAFVVRLYPNAAQTELINRTLGSARFVYNHFLARRIAAYKESGKGLTYGQTSSELTLLKQAEETSWLSEVDKFALQNSLKNLETAYKNFFRTVKQSGKKVGFPRFRKKRTGESYRTQFTNNNIQIGEGRLKLPKLGWVKTKGQQDIQGKILNVTVRRIHEGHYEASVLCEVEIPYLPAAPKFAAGVDVGIKDFAIVTDGVRFKHEQNPKYYRSTLKRLRKAQQTLSRRKKGSARYGKAKTKLARIHKRIVNKRQDFLHKLTTSLVREYEIIGTEHLKPDNMRKNRRLALSISDAGWGEFIRQLEYKAAWYGRLVSKVSPYFPSSQLCHDCGFKNPEVKNLAVRTWTCPNCGETHDRDENAALNIRREALVAAGISDTLNAHGGYVRPASAGNGLRSENHATLVV; the protein is encoded by the coding sequence ATGATAAGGAATAAGGCTTTCGTGGTCAGGCTGTACCCAAATGCGGCTCAGACTGAACTGATTAACCGCACGCTGGGTAGCGCAAGGTTCGTCTACAACCACTTCCTTGCCCGTCGCATTGCGGCCTACAAGGAAAGCGGGAAGGGACTGACCTACGGGCAAACGAGTAGCGAACTGACCCTTCTGAAGCAGGCTGAAGAAACCTCCTGGCTCTCGGAAGTAGATAAGTTTGCTTTGCAGAACTCGCTGAAAAACCTTGAGACCGCGTACAAGAACTTCTTTCGGACTGTGAAGCAGTCCGGTAAAAAGGTAGGATTCCCACGTTTCAGAAAGAAGCGCACGGGAGAGTCCTACCGGACTCAATTCACCAACAACAACATCCAAATTGGGGAAGGTAGGCTCAAACTTCCTAAGCTGGGATGGGTGAAAACCAAGGGCCAGCAGGATATTCAAGGGAAGATTCTGAATGTCACTGTGCGCCGTATTCACGAAGGCCATTACGAAGCGTCCGTTCTCTGTGAAGTCGAGATTCCCTACCTGCCTGCGGCTCCCAAGTTTGCAGCGGGTGTGGATGTCGGCATCAAGGATTTTGCCATCGTGACCGATGGCGTGAGGTTTAAGCATGAACAGAATCCGAAATATTACCGCTCCACCCTGAAAAGACTTCGTAAAGCTCAGCAAACCCTGTCCAGACGGAAGAAGGGCAGCGCACGTTACGGGAAAGCGAAAACCAAGCTGGCTCGGATTCACAAGCGCATTGTCAATAAGCGTCAGGATTTCCTTCACAAGCTCACCACCTCCCTGGTGCGTGAGTACGAAATCATCGGAACCGAACACCTTAAACCCGACAACATGCGGAAAAATCGCCGCCTTGCACTGAGCATCAGTGATGCGGGCTGGGGTGAGTTCATCCGGCAGTTGGAATACAAGGCAGCGTGGTACGGGCGACTGGTATCTAAAGTCAGCCCCTACTTTCCATCTAGCCAGTTGTGTCATGACTGCGGATTCAAGAATCCCGAAGTGAAGAATCTTGCCGTCCGTACATGGACTTGCCCGAACTGTGGGGAAACCCATGACCGAGACGAGAACGCTGCGCTGAACATTCGGCGTGAAGCGTTGGTGGCTGCGGGAATCTCAGACACCTTAAACGCTCATGGAGGCTATGTCAGACCTGCTTCGGCGGGCAATGGTCTGCGAAGTGAGAATCACGCGACTTTAGTCGTGTGA
- the tnpA gene encoding IS200/IS605-like element ISDra2 family transposase — MTYVILPLEMKKGRGYVYQLEYHLIWCVKYRHQVLVGEVADGLKDILRDIAAQNGLEVITMEVMPDHVHLLLSATPQQAIPDFVKALKGASARRMFVAYPQLKEKLWGGNLWNPSYCILTVSENTRAQIQKYIESQHDKE, encoded by the coding sequence ATGACATATGTTATTCTTCCCCTTGAGATGAAGAAAGGCCGGGGTTACGTCTATCAGCTTGAATACCACCTCATCTGGTGCGTGAAATACCGTCATCAGGTGTTGGTGGGTGAGGTTGCTGATGGACTGAAAGACATCCTGCGTGACATTGCCGCTCAGAACGGGCTGGAAGTCATCACGATGGAAGTCATGCCTGACCACGTTCACCTCCTGCTAAGCGCAACCCCACAGCAAGCCATCCCCGACTTCGTGAAGGCGCTGAAAGGCGCTTCCGCACGTCGGATGTTCGTGGCCTACCCGCAGTTGAAAGAAAAGCTGTGGGGCGGCAATCTCTGGAACCCGTCGTATTGCATCCTGACTGTTTCTGAAAACACCCGCGCTCAGATTCAGAAATACATAGAGAGCCAGCATGATAAGGAATAA
- the carB gene encoding carbamoyl-phosphate synthase large subunit, producing the protein MPKRTDLQTILILGSGPIQIGQAAEFDYSGTQALKALKNEGYRVILVNSNPATIMTDPELADATYLEPLTPEFVEKIIEKEKPDAILPTLGGQTALNLAMELHERGSLEKYGVELIGAGVEAIKKGEDRELFQAAMKKIGVETARGKMVHSMEEAVEYQKEIGLPIVIRPSFTLGGTGGGIAHTYEEFLAITEGGLRDSPVTSVLLEESILGWKEYELEVMRDTADTVIIITSIENFDPMGVHTGDSITVAPAQTLSDVEYQRLRDQSLAIIREIGVATGGSNIQFAVNPDNGRVIVIEMNPRVSRSSALASKATGFPIAKIAALLAVGYHLDELPNDITRVTPASFEPSIDYVVTKIPRFAFEKFPGTPDGLGTQMRSVGEVMAIGRTFKESLQKALRSTEGDIRGVYAEMDEAGLRALLYPNPRRIEAVIELLRRGESVESLFDATKIDRWFLSQLKEIMDAEKEILDLGPIAEWKYELWREVKRLGFSDARIGEIVGLSELEVRDLRKKAKATPVYKTVDTCAAEFEAHTPYHYSTYEWEDEVAPTDKPKVVILGSGPNRIGQGVEFDYATVHAVWALQEAGYETIMVNSNPETVSTDYDTADRLYFEPLTFEDVMNIVEHEKPVGVIVQLGGQTPLKLAKKLADAGAPIIGTSPETIHEAEDRASFNALCERLGLPQPRGKVAQTPAQARELAAELGFPLMARPSYVLGGRAMRTVRSMDELTTYLDEVYAAVEGQPSILLDQFLEGALELDVDTLCDGERAVVAGIMEHVEAAGVHSGDSACILPPVTLDAGVLERVKADTERLALELGVRGLMNVQWAVKDGTAYILEANPRASRTVPFVSKAVNHPLAKSAARIAAGQTLEQIGLLETPTPRMYSVKEVHLPFLKFKDVLPVLGPEMKSTGESMGIDSDPYLAFYRAQLGAKNYLPLEGTALLIGDGLDEVAGTLEGAGLKVIREQDGDELPDLLIDVTGSPLLRTALERGVPIVSTKEGAEWTARAVAEAKKAGMLGVRSLQEWVK; encoded by the coding sequence ATGCCTAAGCGTACTGATCTCCAGACCATCCTGATTCTCGGCAGCGGCCCCATCCAGATTGGGCAGGCAGCCGAGTTCGACTATTCCGGCACCCAGGCGCTCAAGGCGCTGAAAAACGAGGGCTACCGCGTCATTCTGGTCAATTCCAACCCGGCGACCATCATGACCGACCCGGAACTGGCCGACGCGACGTATCTGGAGCCGCTGACGCCTGAGTTCGTGGAGAAGATCATCGAGAAGGAGAAGCCGGACGCGATTCTGCCCACGCTGGGCGGGCAGACGGCGCTGAACCTGGCGATGGAACTGCACGAGCGCGGCAGCCTCGAAAAGTACGGCGTGGAACTCATCGGCGCGGGCGTGGAGGCCATCAAGAAGGGCGAAGACCGCGAACTGTTCCAGGCCGCCATGAAAAAAATCGGCGTGGAAACCGCACGCGGCAAGATGGTGCACTCCATGGAAGAAGCCGTGGAGTACCAGAAGGAAATCGGCCTGCCCATCGTCATCCGGCCCAGCTTTACCCTCGGCGGCACGGGCGGCGGCATCGCGCACACCTACGAGGAGTTCCTGGCGATTACGGAAGGCGGCCTGCGCGACAGCCCCGTGACCTCCGTGCTGCTGGAAGAAAGCATCCTGGGCTGGAAGGAATACGAGCTGGAAGTGATGCGCGACACGGCGGACACGGTGATTATCATCACCAGCATCGAGAACTTCGACCCGATGGGCGTGCACACGGGCGACTCCATCACCGTGGCCCCCGCGCAGACGCTCAGCGACGTGGAATACCAGCGGCTGCGCGACCAGTCCCTCGCCATCATCCGTGAAATCGGCGTGGCGACGGGCGGCAGCAATATCCAGTTCGCGGTGAACCCCGACAACGGGCGCGTGATCGTGATCGAGATGAACCCGCGCGTGAGCCGTTCCTCGGCGCTGGCGAGCAAGGCCACCGGCTTCCCGATTGCCAAGATCGCCGCGCTGCTGGCGGTGGGGTACCACCTCGACGAGCTGCCCAACGACATCACCCGCGTGACCCCGGCCAGCTTCGAGCCGAGCATCGACTACGTGGTGACCAAGATTCCGCGTTTCGCCTTCGAGAAGTTCCCCGGCACGCCCGACGGGCTGGGCACGCAGATGCGCAGCGTGGGCGAGGTCATGGCGATTGGCCGCACCTTCAAGGAGTCGCTGCAAAAGGCGCTGCGCTCGACCGAAGGCGACATCCGGGGCGTGTACGCCGAGATGGACGAGGCTGGACTGCGGGCGCTGCTGTACCCCAACCCGCGCCGCATCGAGGCCGTCATCGAGCTGCTGCGCCGGGGCGAGAGCGTGGAGAGCCTCTTCGACGCGACCAAGATCGACCGCTGGTTCCTCTCGCAGCTCAAGGAAATCATGGACGCCGAGAAGGAAATCCTCGACCTCGGCCCCATCGCGGAATGGAAGTACGAACTCTGGCGCGAGGTCAAGCGGCTGGGCTTTTCCGATGCGCGGATTGGCGAAATCGTGGGTCTGTCTGAGTTGGAAGTCCGCGACCTCCGCAAAAAAGCCAAGGCCACGCCCGTCTACAAGACGGTGGACACCTGCGCCGCCGAGTTCGAGGCGCACACGCCGTACCACTACAGCACCTACGAGTGGGAAGACGAGGTGGCCCCCACCGACAAACCCAAAGTGGTCATTCTGGGCAGCGGCCCCAACCGCATCGGGCAGGGGGTGGAATTCGACTACGCCACCGTCCACGCCGTCTGGGCGCTTCAGGAAGCGGGGTACGAGACGATCATGGTCAACTCCAACCCCGAGACGGTCAGCACCGACTACGACACCGCCGACCGCCTGTACTTCGAGCCGCTGACCTTCGAGGACGTGATGAACATCGTTGAGCACGAGAAGCCCGTGGGCGTGATCGTGCAACTCGGCGGGCAGACGCCCCTCAAACTCGCTAAGAAACTGGCGGATGCGGGCGCACCGATCATCGGCACGTCCCCCGAAACCATTCACGAGGCCGAAGACCGTGCCAGTTTCAACGCCCTGTGCGAACGCCTGGGCCTGCCGCAGCCGAGGGGCAAAGTGGCGCAGACGCCCGCCCAGGCGCGGGAACTCGCCGCCGAACTCGGCTTCCCGCTGATGGCGCGGCCCAGTTACGTCCTCGGCGGGCGGGCCATGCGCACCGTGCGCAGCATGGATGAACTGACCACCTATCTGGACGAGGTGTACGCCGCCGTGGAAGGGCAGCCCAGCATCCTGCTCGACCAGTTTCTGGAAGGCGCACTGGAACTCGACGTGGACACCCTCTGCGACGGGGAACGTGCGGTGGTCGCGGGCATCATGGAACACGTCGAGGCCGCCGGGGTGCACAGCGGGGACAGCGCGTGCATCCTCCCGCCCGTCACGCTGGACGCGGGTGTACTGGAGCGCGTGAAGGCCGACACGGAGCGCCTCGCGCTGGAACTGGGCGTGCGGGGCCTGATGAACGTGCAGTGGGCCGTGAAAGACGGCACCGCGTACATCCTGGAAGCCAACCCCCGCGCCAGCCGCACCGTGCCGTTCGTGTCCAAGGCCGTGAACCACCCGCTCGCCAAGAGTGCCGCCCGCATTGCCGCCGGGCAGACGCTGGAGCAGATTGGCCTGCTGGAAACGCCCACGCCGCGCATGTACTCGGTGAAGGAAGTTCACCTGCCGTTCCTGAAGTTCAAGGACGTGCTGCCCGTGCTGGGGCCGGAAATGAAAAGCACCGGCGAAAGCATGGGCATCGACAGTGACCCGTACCTGGCGTTCTACCGGGCGCAACTCGGCGCGAAAAACTACCTGCCGTTGGAAGGAACTGCCCTGCTGATCGGGGACGGGCTGGACGAAGTCGCCGGAACGCTGGAAGGCGCGGGTCTGAAGGTCATTCGGGAGCAGGATGGCGACGAACTCCCCGACCTGCTCATTGATGTCACGGGTTCACCCCTGCTGCGAACCGCGCTGGAACGCGGCGTGCCGATTGTCAGCACGAAAGAAGGCGCAGAATGGACAGCGCGAGCAGTGGCGGAAGCTAAGAAAGCTGGGATGTTGGGGGTTCGGAGCTTGCAGGAGTGGGTGAAGTAA
- a CDS encoding phosphotransferase enzyme family protein, translated as MSILVPEQVREALDVHVVSFLGGRLNKHWLVDVCGHKLVLRRWAADREDAGYERDLRQAIRASGWPVARDVTALTEIAGELWSLAEFLPGEPHPEKNSAAELSLRGRLMAEFHQVTASLNPGRRKHWRLPDEILSDDHLEQVFEHCPDVRLRRLLFWHLQRGRQLAAGLPWSEQSLQLIHGDFTPWNLLYREGQLSGLLDCEMSRPEYRISEFALSWRGRYDALIHAYHAVSPLSAPEWNMLTPAWWALLLEGAYRNLVSGTEDQGWTAGMLLRRSPLMGIESCPC; from the coding sequence GTGTCCATTCTTGTCCCTGAGCAGGTCCGGGAAGCTTTAGATGTCCATGTTGTTTCTTTCCTGGGCGGGCGCCTGAACAAGCATTGGCTGGTGGACGTCTGTGGGCACAAGCTGGTGCTGCGGCGGTGGGCCGCTGACCGTGAGGACGCCGGGTACGAGCGGGACTTGCGGCAGGCGATACGCGCATCGGGTTGGCCCGTGGCGCGGGATGTCACCGCCTTGACTGAAATTGCGGGGGAGCTGTGGAGTCTTGCGGAATTTCTCCCCGGCGAGCCTCACCCGGAGAAAAACTCGGCAGCAGAGTTGAGCTTGCGCGGGCGGCTGATGGCTGAGTTTCATCAAGTCACAGCGTCCCTGAACCCTGGGAGGCGCAAGCACTGGCGTCTTCCAGATGAGATTCTGTCGGACGACCACCTGGAACAAGTGTTCGAACACTGTCCTGACGTCCGTCTCCGGCGGCTGTTGTTCTGGCATTTGCAGCGGGGGCGGCAACTGGCGGCAGGGTTGCCCTGGTCGGAACAGTCCTTGCAGCTTATCCACGGAGATTTCACGCCCTGGAACCTGCTTTACAGGGAGGGTCAGCTTTCGGGCCTGCTGGACTGCGAGATGAGTCGCCCAGAATACCGAATCTCCGAATTCGCGCTGTCGTGGCGGGGCCGGTACGATGCCCTGATTCACGCTTATCACGCCGTTTCCCCACTCTCAGCTCCCGAGTGGAACATGCTGACCCCAGCTTGGTGGGCACTCCTGCTGGAAGGGGCTTACCGGAACCTGGTCAGCGGAACTGAAGATCAGGGGTGGACCGCAGGAATGCTCCTTCGCCGTTCTCCGCTGATGGGCATAGAAAGCTGTCCCTGTTAG
- a CDS encoding VOC family protein — protein MQIQALGNVVLTPQPLADAEFYVRHFGFRYAAQLDWYVSLQHADLNGFFLDFMDGHHPAAPASLQGQTSKPFVAFIVDDAQAEAQRLGQAGLTLLKPVTDELWGQRRFQVGGPNGAVIEVVQRIAPDAGWVKANLGAE, from the coding sequence ATGCAGATTCAAGCTCTGGGCAACGTTGTGCTCACGCCTCAGCCCCTGGCCGACGCCGAGTTCTACGTTCGACACTTCGGATTTAGATACGCCGCTCAACTGGACTGGTATGTCAGTCTGCAACACGCTGACCTGAACGGCTTTTTTCTGGATTTCATGGACGGCCATCATCCCGCCGCGCCCGCATCTTTGCAGGGGCAGACGAGTAAGCCGTTTGTCGCGTTCATCGTGGATGACGCTCAGGCCGAAGCGCAGCGGCTTGGGCAGGCCGGTTTGACCTTGCTCAAGCCGGTCACGGATGAACTCTGGGGCCAGCGCCGCTTTCAGGTGGGCGGGCCGAACGGGGCGGTCATCGAAGTGGTGCAACGAATTGCGCCGGACGCAGGGTGGGTGAAAGCGAATCTGGGAGCGGAGTGA
- a CDS encoding pyridoxal phosphate-dependent aminotransferase, giving the protein MPELHPRARHAQTSIFTHMSLLAARHGAVNLGQGFPSNPPPAFLLDAARRAVGTVDQYTPPLGLPALREALGADLNVDPADVIVTSGATEGLLTLALSLLVPTRDGQPAELVVFEPVYDVYVPQAELAGARAVPVPLHLDPEEGWSLDLAAVRAAITPRTQALLVNTPHNPTGLVFSWAELTELVALAREHDLWLISDEVYDELYASERPTSLRELAPERTFTVGSAGKRLEVTGWRVGWILCPPGLGGGLSLAGGLANVRQVTSFCSPAPLQAAVAEALPLARSQGYYAALRADYAARRALLSSGLRSLGAQVHEPQGTYFLTAQHPTWTAEGLVESGAVAVIPGEAFYVTSPPPAGLLRFAFCKSRAELEQALERLARLSNF; this is encoded by the coding sequence ATGCCCGAGTTGCACCCCCGCGCCCGCCACGCCCAGACCAGCATCTTTACCCACATGAGCCTGCTGGCGGCGCGGCACGGCGCCGTGAATCTGGGCCAGGGCTTTCCGTCGAACCCGCCGCCCGCCTTCCTGCTGGACGCCGCCCGCCGCGCTGTGGGCACAGTGGACCAGTACACGCCGCCGCTCGGCCTGCCCGCCCTACGTGAGGCGCTGGGCGCTGACCTGAACGTGGACCCCGCCGACGTCATCGTGACCAGCGGGGCCACCGAGGGGCTACTCACGCTCGCGCTGTCGCTGCTGGTGCCGACTAGGGACGGGCAGCCCGCCGAACTCGTGGTGTTTGAGCCGGTGTACGACGTGTACGTGCCGCAAGCGGAACTGGCGGGAGCGCGGGCGGTGCCGGTGCCGCTGCATCTTGACCCAGAGGAGGGCTGGTCGCTCGACCTCGCGGCGGTGCGCGCGGCCATCACGCCCCGGACGCAGGCCCTGCTGGTCAATACGCCGCACAACCCCACCGGGCTGGTCTTTTCGTGGGCGGAACTGACCGAACTCGTCGCCCTGGCCCGCGAGCACGACCTGTGGCTCATCAGCGACGAGGTGTACGACGAGCTGTATGCCAGTGAGCGGCCCACCTCTCTGCGCGAGCTGGCGCCCGAGCGCACCTTCACGGTGGGCAGCGCAGGCAAGCGGCTGGAAGTGACCGGCTGGCGGGTGGGCTGGATTCTGTGTCCGCCCGGATTGGGCGGGGGTCTGAGCTTGGCGGGGGGGCTGGCCAATGTGCGGCAGGTCACGTCGTTCTGCTCGCCCGCGCCGCTGCAAGCCGCTGTGGCCGAGGCATTGCCGCTCGCCCGTTCCCAGGGGTACTACGCGGCGCTGCGGGCTGACTACGCCGCGCGGCGGGCGCTGCTCTCCAGTGGCCTGCGGAGCCTGGGGGCGCAGGTCCACGAGCCGCAGGGCACCTACTTCCTGACGGCACAGCATCCGACCTGGACCGCCGAGGGCCTCGTCGAAAGCGGCGCCGTCGCGGTGATTCCGGGGGAGGCGTTTTACGTGACCTCACCGCCGCCCGCTGGCCTCCTGCGCTTCGCCTTTTGCAAGTCGCGGGCTGAACTGGAGCAGGCTCTCGAACGGTTGGCCCGGCTGTCCAATTTTTGA
- a CDS encoding argininosuccinate synthase, with protein MSKEKIVLAYSGGLDTSIILKWLQTERNYDVVCFTADLGQGDEVEEARVKALNTGAVAAYALDLREEFVRDYVFPMMRSSALYEGYYLLGTSIARPLIAKKMVEIAEKEGAVAISHGATGKGNDQVRFEMSAYALKPDIVTVAPWRDWDFQGRADLEAFAREHGIPVPTTKKDPWSMDANMLHISYEGGPLEDPWTEPPTHMFKLTVNPEDAPSEAEYVEIEYVNGDPVSINGEQLSPAALLTKANEIAGRHGVGRIDLVENRFVGMKSRGVYETPGGTLLYHARRAVESLTLDREVLHQRDALGPKYAELVYNGFWFAPEREALQVYFDHVAKSVTGTARLKLYKGNCIVAGRKAERSLYDKDLVSFEAGGDYNQHDAGAFIKLNSLRMRVQKRVEDKGKK; from the coding sequence ATGAGCAAGGAAAAAATCGTACTCGCGTACAGCGGCGGCTTAGACACCTCCATCATCCTCAAGTGGCTCCAGACCGAGCGCAACTACGACGTGGTGTGCTTCACCGCCGACCTCGGGCAGGGCGACGAGGTGGAAGAAGCCCGTGTCAAGGCGTTGAACACCGGCGCGGTGGCGGCCTACGCCCTTGACCTGCGCGAAGAATTCGTGCGCGACTACGTGTTTCCGATGATGCGCTCCTCGGCGCTGTACGAGGGCTACTACCTGCTCGGCACGTCCATCGCCCGGCCCCTGATTGCCAAGAAGATGGTCGAGATTGCCGAGAAGGAGGGCGCGGTCGCCATTTCGCACGGCGCGACCGGCAAGGGCAACGATCAGGTGCGCTTCGAGATGAGCGCCTACGCCCTCAAGCCCGACATCGTGACCGTGGCCCCCTGGCGTGACTGGGACTTTCAGGGCCGCGCCGACCTCGAAGCCTTTGCCCGCGAGCACGGCATTCCGGTGCCCACCACCAAGAAAGACCCCTGGAGCATGGACGCCAACATGCTGCACATCTCCTATGAGGGCGGCCCGCTCGAAGACCCCTGGACTGAGCCGCCCACCCACATGTTCAAGCTGACGGTGAACCCCGAGGACGCGCCGAGCGAGGCCGAATACGTCGAAATCGAGTACGTGAACGGCGACCCGGTGAGCATCAACGGTGAACAGCTCTCGCCCGCCGCGCTGCTGACGAAGGCGAACGAAATCGCCGGGCGTCACGGCGTGGGCCGCATCGACCTCGTGGAGAACCGCTTCGTGGGCATGAAGTCGCGCGGCGTGTACGAAACGCCCGGCGGCACGCTGCTGTACCACGCCCGCCGCGCCGTGGAAAGCCTGACCCTCGACCGCGAAGTGCTGCATCAGCGCGACGCCCTGGGGCCGAAGTACGCCGAACTGGTCTATAACGGCTTCTGGTTCGCCCCCGAGCGCGAAGCCTTGCAGGTCTACTTTGACCATGTGGCCAAAAGCGTGACGGGCACCGCTCGCCTGAAGTTGTACAAGGGCAACTGCATCGTGGCAGGCCGCAAGGCCGAGCGCAGCCTCTACGACAAGGACCTCGTGAGCTTCGAGGCGGGCGGTGACTACAACCAGCACGACGCCGGAGCCTTCATCAAGCTCAACTCGCTGCGGATGCGGGTGCAAAAGCGCGTGGAGGATAAAGGGAAGAAGTAA
- a CDS encoding GNAT family N-acetyltransferase has product MLLRPATPADAHAIAFHRYPAGADAPERSVYADWARAKLQAGEYLDLLALCGEDVVAGAGLVLLDWGQGRGSPNPLRAWLVNVWTHQDYRRQGLARRLVSDLLAQAKAWGIGTVSLGSTDMARPLYESLGFKPYPHEMLLNLEKL; this is encoded by the coding sequence GTGCTGCTTCGCCCCGCCACCCCCGCCGACGCCCACGCCATCGCCTTTCACCGCTACCCAGCCGGGGCCGACGCGCCAGAGCGCTCGGTGTATGCCGACTGGGCGCGCGCGAAGCTGCAGGCGGGCGAGTATCTGGACCTGCTGGCGCTCTGCGGCGAGGACGTGGTGGCGGGTGCGGGGTTGGTGCTGCTGGACTGGGGGCAGGGGCGCGGTTCGCCCAACCCGCTGCGGGCGTGGCTGGTCAACGTCTGGACGCACCAAGACTACAGGCGGCAAGGGCTGGCGCGGAGGTTGGTTTCAGACCTGCTGGCTCAGGCCAAGGCATGGGGCATCGGTACGGTGTCGCTGGGCAGCACCGATATGGCCCGCCCCCTGTACGAAAGCCTGGGTTTTAAGCCCTACCCACACGAAATGCTGCTGAACTTGGAGAAGCTATGA
- a CDS encoding GNAT family N-acetyltransferase, with protein sequence MNIRLATSADAETIAQQRDAMFVDMGEAAEKLARVHDSSLAWHRRALESGLYTGFLAETDGEIVGGAGLLWQDLPPNPDTDLDVRGYVMNVYVRPDQRGQGLARRLLERVLDECAAHGVTQVSLHASEAGRPLYEKLGFKPTNEMKLKVERP encoded by the coding sequence ATGAACATCCGTCTTGCCACCTCCGCCGACGCCGAAACCATCGCCCAGCAACGGGACGCCATGTTCGTGGACATGGGCGAAGCCGCTGAAAAGCTGGCGCGGGTGCATGACTCTTCGCTGGCGTGGCACCGTCGGGCGCTGGAAAGTGGGCTGTATACGGGCTTTCTGGCTGAGACTGACGGCGAAATCGTGGGCGGCGCGGGCCTGCTCTGGCAGGATTTGCCGCCCAATCCCGACACTGACCTCGACGTGCGCGGCTACGTCATGAATGTCTACGTGCGGCCCGACCAGCGCGGGCAAGGGCTGGCGCGGCGTCTGCTGGAGCGCGTGCTGGACGAGTGCGCGGCGCATGGCGTGACGCAGGTGAGCCTGCACGCTTCGGAAGCGGGGCGGCCCCTCTACGAAAAACTGGGCTTCAAGCCGACCAACGAGATGAAGTTGAAGGTGGAACGGCCATGA
- a CDS encoding GNAT family N-acetyltransferase: MNIRRVTPADLPAFLAVMLAAGMDPRSAWNSTTVADLEKSMSGPHSGGFLALDSGGEAVGCVGFRPDPHDPHTLTLNKLATLPQVRGQGVARQLVDEVEGLAAREGFQRVLLAVSQVNLGVRPFYEGLGYRQVDEDYAYSSGKNGRPVVLAKEVAEGRWQKAEGSRAGQ; the protein is encoded by the coding sequence ATGAACATTCGCCGCGTCACCCCTGCCGACCTGCCCGCCTTCCTCGCCGTGATGCTGGCGGCGGGCATGGATCCTCGCTCGGCCTGGAACAGCACCACGGTGGCCGACCTGGAAAAAAGCATGTCCGGCCCACATTCCGGCGGCTTTCTGGCGCTGGACAGTGGGGGAGAGGCCGTCGGCTGCGTCGGCTTTCGCCCCGACCCCCACGACCCACACACGTTGACCCTGAACAAGCTGGCAACACTGCCGCAAGTGCGCGGGCAAGGCGTGGCGCGGCAGTTGGTGGATGAGGTGGAAGGTCTGGCCGCGCGGGAAGGTTTTCAGCGCGTGCTGCTGGCGGTCAGTCAGGTGAATCTGGGCGTGCGGCCCTTTTACGAGGGGCTGGGTTACAGGCAGGTAGATGAAGATTATGCGTACAGCAGCGGCAAAAACGGGCGGCCCGTGGTGCTGGCGAAGGAAGTCGCAGAAGGCCGATGGCAGAAGGCAGAAGGCTCTCGTGCTGGTCAATAG